A stretch of DNA from Solea senegalensis isolate Sse05_10M unplaced genomic scaffold, IFAPA_SoseM_1 scf7180000014794, whole genome shotgun sequence:
GATTTACCCTTGTCACAGACAAATTGATCTATACGGTGTAGTGTGCAGATGAATGGAGGAACAGTTGTGGTTCTGACAACACCTGCAGTTTTGTACGCTGAAGAGCGAGCAGTGCAATTTACTTCTTACTCTTTAACCGCCGATGCTTAAACACGATGCATGATAGATATCTGTGATTTCCTTGTGCTTCTTTACAGTCAAACCGACAGTGATTCACACGGACATGTTTGTCAACAGCATCGGACCAGTAAATGCCATCAACATGGTGAGTACTTCATCATATATGATGCTAAtgtgtcattgttgttattgatttttAGGAATTTCCCAACAATAACAATTGCAAAATCATATGTACAGTTAGGCCTGGGCGATATATCGATTTTATCGATttgataatttaaaaaaaaaagaatctagttttttttctcctcttcttacGGCGCAACGACATGGCTACTGCAAACGAGAGCGAGGAGTCTGTACCCAAGGAAGGAAGAATATCGCCAGTGGTTTGGAACTGGTTTGGGTTTTTCCAGCGACAACCCAAAAGcggcgttaattggagctttcAGTCTATGCTCgctttaaaatccaaaatcGGATCTAGTATAAAAAATTCAGggatttgattttatatttaggCCCTGTCGCCCAGTCCTGTGTACAGCATATATCGCAGGTATGTCTCTGGCCTTCCTCCAGCGCTGGGCGGGTGAACGTATAAAGACCTTGAGCAACCTCCTGTCTCTGGAACAGGCAGTGTCAGCGTCTTGCTCAAACACACTTTCGCAGGCCAAAGGCTCGCCGTCTATCTAATCACTGTGCTGCTCCACTGCTCTTGTTGTGTAGCGATACAATACAGGTGTCAATCACCTACTTAACCACTACAGCGGCTTTTTCcaccacaggaaaaaaaaaaaaaaaagaatatggtCCATCTCATTAATCCGACTGCCGTCAGCCAGCCAGCGTCTATCTTTGAGCAAGAGAAGTAAATAACAGCAAAAACCAGTTGTGCTGCTCAACACGTGAGCCAGATATCAAAGTAGCATAATATTTGCAAATTGCTGTGTACGCTGGCAAATCTGAGGATGTTCTCACTTTGTACTTGCCAAGACTTCACTGCATCAGCTACAATCTGACGTGTCACCTGTTCAAGGTCTTACAACCATTTGTGAATTTTCTTGGATCTGGTTTGGATTCTTTTTAAGCATATTGATCATCTCTGTGTGCTGATATGGATTGACATTTGAATTTTGTACTGGTTGCACAATGATAACtgattatatgtgtgtatatatatatatgtgtgtgtgtatatgtgtgtatatatatatatatatatatatatatacatatatatatatatatgaaaaaaacctaaaaagccACATCATATACAAACtactacacaaatacacactgtatTATGGAAATATCagtatttgtctgttttaaaaCCACATCAGCATAttcctaaaaataaaataattgttgatTTTTATCTAATGGCGACTCCGTGTTGCTGTTTAATTACCACTGTCATGTCATAAATAACGCTAAACCAGCTGCAATGGGATACTAAGCTGTGATACTGCAGCAGTGACTAAAATAGAGCAGCGCTGGTTGTCTGACAGTGGTTGTAGGGGgagaatgagagagaataaTAAATCGAGGGAGTCTCAAAAAACTCACATCagcattgttttgtgtgtcgTTTTCTGTTGCACCTCCTTACTGAGAAGCCACTTCGCTTGTGATTCTGCGGCAGAGCAGTCTGTTCTATGTGGGGGTTCCATTTCACTTAGTCTTCACTAAAACTCCTACTCTCAATAACAAAGCACGAGTCGCAGcaaagagaaagtgtgtgtgtgtgtgtgtgtgatagagagagagacgagggcATTCTGGCGACATGAAAGGTCGAATGATTGCCTTCCGTTCACATGTAATCACTGTCGCCGGGCCACGGCATTCACAATTTTTGATTATTGAATTCTTAATTATCCATTATAAATCTTTGCGATACATCCTAACCTATGTGAGCGTGAGAGAGGGGGGAAGGGAGAGAGTAACAGagataaagaagaagagagagagagagagagagcatgatgatgagaaggaagaaaaggaaTTATAAATTGGTGCTTTTATAGCAACGAGAGATGagcagttctctctctctctcatatatatgtgtgtatgaacagcatatctatatatatatatatatatatatgctgtttATATCACTCACTGAGCCCCAGATAAAGATCTTCATCCAATCTCTCTCTCATTTGAAGAGTAAATCTGTCCTTTGTTGAGGGGAAAAGTGATGCTGGAATGATGGGAGTGTTGCCtggtgaaaatgttgtttttaaatctcatttgGTATTCTTTGGCGTGGATTTGGAGTTTAGTGTTGGGCTAAGCTTTGTCAGAAAGTTAATGCCTTTATGCCCTCTTGCTCACaaatccccttttttttcctgccccctctccctctctctctctctctctctctctcccctgcttTTCTTCACTTTGAACCATGGAGCTCAGCTCTTCAACATACAAAgtaaataagaagaagaaaaattgaTAGCTCCCCCTTTTGAGTCTGTGCCTCTCTCGCTCCTAGTCCAGATCTGACGAGTGCTCTCAGCTCCTCAGCTccgtctgtgtctttgtcagcGACAATGTGATTTCATCCCTCGTTCAAAGGATTCACACGATTCAAAGGGTTCATTTTCATGTGCAAAAACTAACGCCACAAAGAATAAAATGACTATACATAATAACCGGTGTGTACATTGTATGTTGAGTTGGGAGTGGGGAGGTGCAGTGGTGGTTAAGTAGTCTTATGGCATGGGGGTAGAAGCCCTCTTTCATCCCTCATATGGACATTGTAACGCAGCTCTCACAGGGAGCAAATGGGAGACGGGCTCACACCAAAGCTTCAGGTTATGAGGTTCGATAATTCTCCAGCCAAACAATGGGATTAAGACAccattttgtctttgaaaagtAACTTCATGTGCTCAAGCATTACATTGTTTCTGCCAGacatagaggaggaggaggaggaggaagaggagggaagcTTTCTGGAGctcatgttttgatttgatcTGATTCCATCTCACAGTTGAAAGCCAAGTTAGTGACAGACAATACTGTTGACTACACTGCGAGGCTCTATTCTCGGTGTGTCACATAAAACGTGTGTAGCATTGAAACTGGAGTCAAACttttgtgtaaaagtgtgttttatcCGTCTTTAGGAATACACCATCGACATCTTTTTCGCCCAGACCTGGTACGACAGAAGGTTGAAGTTCAACAGCACCATGAAGGTCCTGCGTCTCAACAGCAACATGGTCGGGAAGATCTGGATCCCGGATACTTTCTTCCGTAACTCGAAGAAGGCGGACGCTCACTGGATCACCACGCCCAATCGCATGCTTCGAATCTGGAACGACGGTCGGATACTGTACACGCTGAGGTAAAACATCAAATGTGACTGGATGCTGGCGTTATTCCATTTCATAGGTCATTTAAAAGGTTAAATTGTCACTTTACATTAT
This window harbors:
- the LOC122761563 gene encoding gamma-aminobutyric acid receptor subunit gamma-2-like codes for the protein MVTMASPSLASKCSAAMAKLSLSSKLLLWLFIAVHLPTSSFQTEYDDETANKTWVLTPKVYESDVTHILNSLLDGYDNKLRPDIGVKPTVIHTDMFVNSIGPVNAINMEYTIDIFFAQTWYDRRLKFNSTMKVLRLNSNMVGKIWIPDTFFRNSKKADAHWITTPNRMLRIWNDGRILYTLR